The region CGATTGAATGGTTCATTCCGCTCGCCGCAGGTATCTGCGCGACCCTGTTCGGGATTCTGGCCCGCACGGTCGCACGCTGGATCGCGACCAACTTCAGGTCAAAACACCGCTGCGAGCGATTGGTAATTCTGGGTGCCGGTCGGCGTGCTAAGTACTTCATCAACAGCCTGACCGATGCCGGAACCTCTCGTGATAATCGATTCCAGGTTGTCGCGGTCGTTGATCCGGAGCAGGGGTCTGTCCACCGCTTCCACGGTCTGCGTGTCGTACGCGGAATTGAGCAGCTCGAGGATGTGGCTTCGCGTACCCGCGCCGAATCCGTCATCATTGCCACTGATGAGGCGCTGTCGACCGAGTATATCAACGTGCTCAACCACATCTGCGAGGAATCGCAGCTGCGTCTGCTGGTGCTGCCGCCGGTGGAGGAGTACTCCCGCCATCGCGGTGCCCGCACGACTTCCCAGGTTCGCGAAATCAACATTGCCGATCTGATTGGCCGCCAGCCGCTGAACCTGGACGAGACGAAGGTCTCCTCCTTCATCCGAGGCAAGAAGGTGCTGGTTACCGGCGCAGGTGGCTCCATTGGCTCCGAGATTTGCCGCCAGGTCCACCGCTTCGGCCCCTCCGAGCTGATCATGCTCGATCGCGATGAGGGCGGCCTGCACGCCACCCAGCTCTCGCTCACCGGCACAGCGCTTCTCGACGGCTCCGACACCGTCCTGGCCGATATCCGTGACGCGGAGACTCTGAACCAGATTTTCGCCGAGCGCCAGCCGGATATTGTGTATCACGCTGCGGCCCTGAAGCACCTGCCCCTTCTGGAGAGCTACCCGGCCGAGGCGGTCCAGACCAACGTCGTCGGCACGCAGAATGTCCTGAATGCTGCAGCAAGGGCAAATGTCTGCACCTTCATCAATATTTCCACTGATAAGGCGGCAAATCCGGCGTCGATTCTGGGCGAGTCGAAGCGCGCCGCGGAGCGCCTGACCGCGCATATGGGCAACGAGCACTCCGGCGTCTGGGCGTCGGTGCGCTTTGGAAACGTGTTTGGCTCCCGCGGCTCGGTAATTACCACCTTCCAGCGCCAGATCGAGGAGGGCGGCCCGGTGACGGTGACGCACCCGGAGGTCGAGCGCTACTTCATGACCATCCCCGAGGCCTCCCAGCTGGTGCTGCAGGCCACGGTCGTCGCGGAGTCCGGCGAGACGCTGGTGCTAGAGATGGGAAAGCCGGTGCGCATCGCCGACCTTGCCCGCAACCTGATTAAGCTTCACGACGCCGACGTGGACATCGTCTACACCGGTCTTCGCGAGGGCGAGAAAATCTCCGAGGACCTGGTCGACGATCGCGAGGAGGCAGCCGTCGGAGACCGACACCCGCTGATTACCGAGGTCCGCGTCGAGGCGGAGCCGCTCGACCCGTCGATTGATTTCTACACGCACGACCACCAGGGTGCGCGACGTTGGCTCGCGGAGCACGGCGGCTCGGAGCAGACCCACGCTGTGATGTCGGCAGCGGTCGGAGAGCAGAGCTAGTGGCAGCACCCGCATCGCCCGCTTCTTCGCAGGTAGGGCGACGTATCCGCACAGTTGCGACGATTTCGGCGGCCTCGGCGCTGGCCGCGGTCGTCGCTTTCGTGGTAAGTATCCTATCCGCGCGAGTGCTGGGGCCTTCCGGTCGAGGAGAGGTCGCGACGGTCCTCCAGTTCGCCTATGTGGTGGCTCCTTTCGTCGGATTCGGCGCAGACCGGCTGTTGCTGCGCCGCGATGACCGCGCCCACGGTCTGGTCCCTTCCGTATCAGCGATGGTGCTGGTCGCCGCCTTGGCCGCGCTGGTGGCGGGGCTCGTCTACGGCCCGTGGCTCGCGCTGACCGGCGTGGTCGCGCTGGTTACTGTGTCCTTCGCCATCGTCCGAGCGGTCGCGATCAGTCGCGGCAGGATTGCTTTCTTCGTCGCTTTCTTCGCCGCCTTCCAGGGCTCCGTGCTGCTGATTAGCCTGGCGCTGTACTTCCTCGGAGTGTCCGACTGGAGAGCCTGGGCCGCCGCCTATATCTTCCCGGCGCTGCCGCTTGCGGCGTGGGCTCTCGCTAAAGCGCGGGCGCTCACGGATGCGCGGGCCGGTGGTGTTATCGAGACTGCGCGCACGAACGCCCCGTTCATTGCATCGGGGTTGGGCACGCTGGCGGCCACCCGCCTCGATCGCGTCCTGCTGCCGGCACTGGCGTCGCCGGCTTCGCTCGGCCTGTACATCGTCGTGGCCACTGCCACGGAGCCGCTGTACTGGGTCGCGCAGTCGGTCGCCGATCAGCGAACCAGTGAAACGAGTGGGCAGGGCCGTACGCAGGTGTCGTCGGCAAGCGTGGGGAAGAGGCTCGCAGTGATTGCGGCCGCCTACGCGCTGCTCGGAGGCATCGGCGGCGCGGTGCTCTACGTGCTGATCGTGCCGGTGTTTGGGTCGGAGTTCGCGCCCGCGCGTGAGTTGGTGGCGCCGCTGGCGGTCGCGGCAGTTCTCCTGGGCTGCTACCGGCACCTATGCGGCGAGATCCTCGGCAGCGCAAACCCGCGCCGGATTGGCGTGGTGGAGCTAGCTGCAGTGGTCATCGCTGTGGTCTGCTACCCGATCGGAATTCTGCTTGCCGACGCCCTCGGCGCCGCCTGGGCCAGCGCTGTCGTGTACCTGCTGGCGGGGCTGGTTGCGGCAGGCGTGCTGCTGCGTGGTGCGTCGCGAGGCGGGGATAGCGGCGGTGTCAGTGGCAGCGATGGCGGCAGCGAAAAAGATACTTCTACCAGCGTCGAAGGGGCGTAGTTAGATTATGCGAAAGTCAATGCGTATCACCTACATTCACCAGCACTTTGTGCTGCCGGGCGAGCCGGGTGGGTCGCGTCCCTACGAGTTCGCGAGGCGGATGGCGGCCGACGGCCATCACGTGACCATGATCTGTGGCGGCCAGGCGCCGATGGATCGCGTCGTCGACGGCATTCACGTCCGCCGCCTGGCTATTCCGTATCGCAATGAGATGTCGACGCGGGAGCGCATCGGCAGCTTCGTGAGCTTCCTGGTGCGGGCCTCGGTGGTCGCCGCGCGGGTGCCTGCCGACGTCGTTTTCGCCTCGTCCACCCCGCTGACCGTGGCGGTGCCGGGCATCGTGGCTAAGTTCGTGCGCCGGGCGCCGCTGGTGTCCGAGATCCGTGACCTGTGGCCGGAGGTGCCCATCAAGCTGGGATATCTCAACAACCCGGTGGCGATATTCCTGGCGAAGACGCTGGAGAAGGCATTCTACGCGGCGTCCTCGCAGGTGGTGGCGCTGTCGCCATCGATGGGGCAGGGAGTCGCTGCAGTCGCACCGGGCAAGGACGTGACCGTGATTCCGAATGCGTCGGACTTTGAGCGTTTCGACGTGCCCGCCGACCAGCGCGCCGCCTTCCGCGCCGAGCAGGGCTGGGGCGATGACGTTGTCGCCGTGTACGCCGGCGGGTTCGGTATGTCCTACCAGCTGGAATGGATCGTCGACCTGGCAGAGCAGCTGCGCCGCGACGGTGTCGAGGGCGTGCGTTTCGTCCTGATTGGCCAGGGCAGCGACTCGGAGGCCCTGCACCGGCGGGCCCTGGATGCGGGGCTGGACGCGGATGCGATGTTCCTCGGGCGGCAGCCTAAGGAGGCGGTGGCGAAGTATGTTTCGGCCGCTGACGTGGCGCTATCCCCGCTGCGAGACGACCCCTGCCTGGAGGGCAACTCCCTGAACAAGGTATTCGACGCTATGGCCGCCTCCCGTCCGGTTGTGTTCAACCATGGCGGATGGCTGGAGGAGGCGGCCACCGAGCACGACTCGGGTTGGCGCCTGCCGCGCGATATCCCGGCCGCGGCCCGCAAGTTCGCCGAGATTGTCGCCGACCGCGATGCGCTGCGCGCCGCGGGCCAGCGCAATCGGGCGCTGGGCGAGAAGCGTTTTGCCCGCGACAGCCTGTACTCCCAGCTCATGGACGTGCTCAATAGTGCCGTTAGCGGCATTCGGAAGGAACAGAACTAATGACCTCATCTACCGTTGCACCTAGCACTGCCGCTCAGGACTCCACTCCAACAAGCGCTGATCAGAAGCGTATTTTCCTGTCTCTGGCGACCGTTACGAAGGCCGAGGAGGAGGCTGTCGTCCGCGCCCTGCACTCGGGTTGGGTGGCACCCCTCGGACCGGAGGTCGATGCCTTCGAGTCCGAGATTGCCGAGCGCTGCGGCGTAGCCCACGGGCTGGCGCTATCCTCTGGCACCGCGGGACTGCACTTGGCGCTTCTGGCGCTGGGAGTCGGCCGCGGAGATTTCGTGCCGGTATCCTCAATGACTTTCGCCGCGACCACGAATGCGATCTCCTACGTCGGCGCGACGCCTGTGTTTATCGATTCCACCGAGGACGGCAACATCGACCCGCAGCTGCTGGTCAGCACTGTTGAGGAGCTGCTGGCGGAGGGGCGTAGCGTGCCGGTCGTCGTGGTGGTGGACCTGTTCGGCCGCTGCGCCGACTACCCGGCCTTCGCCCCGCGCTTGGCCGAGCTCGGTGTCGCCATCGTCGAGGACGCCGCCGAAGCTCTGGGCGCCTCGGTCGACGGCAAACCCGCTGGTAGCTTCGGCCGCGCCGCCGCCCTGTCCTTCAACGGAAACAAGATTATGACCACATCCGGCGGCGGGATGCTGCTGTCCGACGACACCCGCCTGATTGGTCAGGCCCGCTACCTGTCCACGCAGGCCCGACAGCCCGTCGCCTGGTACGAGCACACCGATATCGGTTACAACTACCGCCTATCCAATCTGCTGGCGGCACTCGGGCGCGCGCAGCACGACCGCCTCGACACCATGATCGCCCGCCGTCGCGAGATCCGCGATGCCTACATAGAGTTGCTCGCTTCGCTTCCCGACGATGCCCCGGGCAAAGGAACGCGCCTGCTCTCCGACAGCGACGAACGCTTCACGGAGAACTGCTGGCTGACATCGATTGTGTTGCCACAAAAGGTTGTCGATGAGGGGGTCTTGACGCCGGACATCGTCATAGAGGCGCTGGGCAAGGCCAACATTGAGGCGCGCCACCTGTGGAAGCCGATGCACCTACAGCCGCTATACGAAGGTTCCCGCGCGGTGGTCAATGGCACTGCCGAGAATCTCTTTTCCCGAGGCATTACTCTGCCTAGTGGACCCGCACTGGATGACAATGATGTGGCGCGGGTGATAAGCGTTTTGAGGGAAGTACTGGGATGAAACAGGCCGTCGACAGATTTTCTATTGCTATCTCACGATTATCGCGATGGGAAATGGTCTTTTGGTGCGTAGTTGTCCTGTTTGTGTGGATTTCTGGGCTTTGGGTCACGCCTCTATTTAGTGCTCAGGCTGGTACCGTAGCACTCGCAGTCTTCTGCCTACGAGTTTTTGTCGGCCATGGTGCGAAGGCAATTACGCCGCTGGGCGTTTTTTCGCTCGTAACATTGTTGACTGCAGCGTTTCCTGCTTATGTGGCATGGGACGACGCGCGGATAACTACCGTCGCGCTCTCTTCGGCAATCGTCCTTACTCTCTTTTTCACAGTGGTAAGTGCGTTGTTTTCCTGGAATTTCGGGATTCTCAGCCCGGGCCGGGCAGTCGTGCCAGGGGCGCTTGTTTTTGCGGTACTCGGATTGGCACAATTTGCCGGTGCTTATTTGATTCACGGCTCCGGGTCTCTACCAAGCATCGTTGTTGAGAGCCTTGCGGTAGTGGGAATTCTGCTTATGGCCTTCGGCGCTTGGTGGCATCGTTCCGTGTGGTTTCTCTGGTTGTCTCTCCCGATTGTGGCCGTGTTGTCGGCAATCTATATCTTTCAGATTCACAGCGGACAGGGACGCCTTCGAATCGCTGCCTTGGGTCTGGGACTTCTGATTATGTTTTCAGTTCGCGTCCGCGGGCTGTGGGTGAAGTTGCTATCGATTCTCGCTGGACCAGTAGCACTTATGGTCTTTTCCGAGCTTCGAAAGGCGCATCAAGAACAGATTCATGCCGGGAATTCTGCAAACCGTACAGGATTAGAATCGCTGACTGATCCATTTGTCACCTTTGCGAATCTCATCGATTTACATGAGCAATCACGTTTCGATTTCCAAGGTGGGGCAAACCTACTAACCATTTTCGAAGACATTGCGCCTTCGGATTGGGAATTGCCTCGCGCTATTGGCTATGAGTTAGTGAAGTATTGGATGCCGGAGAAAGCCAAGCCCGGCTATGAATGGTTTTCTGTTGCAGCAAATGCAACCGGTGAATGGTACTGGATGTGGGGCGTTACGGGTGTCATTCTCGGAAGCCTCGTAACGGGTGCACTATTTGCTGCGTTGAATAGGGGCCTGGCCAAGGGTGTCAATAAAATGGCTGAAAAATGGTGGGCAGCTGCTCTCTTTATTTGTGCAGTGACATTTGCTGCTGGACTTAGCGACCTGGTTTGGGGAGGACTCCACATCTACTGGGCTCGTTCAATTCCACGAGTCGCAATGGAGTTTGCCACCGTGGGCCTTGTTGCGCTCGTGATGTTCCTGTGGAAGAAGGTCCGGAGCCAAGAAGTCGTTGAGTCTAACGAAGCGACCAGCATCGAGGATACCGAGGACGCAGAACCAATCACTGAGTCGGACGAGGCCGACGAGATTGGTGAGTCCAACGAGGCCAACGATCCCGAGCCCGTCGCGCAGCCGGAGCCTGCATCGGAACCCGAGCCCGCACCCGAGCCCACTCAGGAACCGGAATTCACTTCCGCACCACGCCCCGCACCGCAGAAGTCCCTCGAAGGTGCCGGTATCGCCATTGCAGCAGGAGCCGCGGTCGGCACCGTTGCGGCAATTGCGTTGGGAAGCAAGGCACGTCGGAAAGCGAAGCTCGACGAGCGGGCGGAGAAATGGCTGCGTGCCCTCTCCGGCGAGTAACCACCCGACAACCCGACCACAAATCACATGAAACACAGGGGAGATGACAATGTCGAAAGGCCTGCGCGCGCAACGCGCCATCAAACGAGGCGTGGACATCGCCGCGGCGACGGCGGGACTCGTCGCTCTATCGCCAGTGCTCGGCGCGACGGCGCTTGCGGTGCGCCTATCGATGGGCTCACCCATCCTCTTCCGCCAACAGCGCCCCGGCCTGGGCGGACAGCCCTTCGACATGCTGAAATTCCGCACCATGCTCCCGGTCGACCCCGCCCGCGGGCTTACCGACGACGCCTCCCGCCTCACTCGGGTCGGCGCCTTCTTGCGCTCGACAAGTCTCGATGAGCTGCCCGAACTAATTAACGTCCTGCGCGGCGATATGAGCCTGGTCGGTCCGCGCCCGCTGCTCATGGCCTACCTCGATCGCTACACGCCTCGGCAGGCGCGTCGCCACGAGGTTCGTCCTGGCATCACCGGGTTGGCGCAGGTATCGGGCCGCAACGGCCTGTCGTGGGAGGAGCGCTTCGAGCTCGACGTCCGCTACGTGGACAGCTGGTCCCTGCTTGCCGACGCCAAGATTCTCCTCGATACCGTGCTCGTGGTACTGAAGCGGGAGGGAATCAACGCCGAGGGCCAGGCGACCATGAGCGAATTTACCGGCTAGCGCAGGGACTTCTTCGGCTTTGCGGGAACACCCGCGACGAGGGTGTACGGCTCCGCGTCCTTATTTACTGCCGCTCCGGAGGCCACGTACGCGCCCTCCCCGACGGTGACGCCTGGGTTGATGACCGAATTCGCGCCGATAGTGGTGGCCTCGCCGAGCGTGACGAATCCAGAGATCGCGGCCAGCGGGAAAATGCTGACGAAATCATGTGCCACAGCGTCGTGCCCGACTTCCACGTTTACGTGAACTTGGCAGTGAGCACCGAGCTCAATGTGGCACGTAATCCGCGCACCGGGGCAGACGACCGTGCCTTCTCCGAGAGTGACTAACATGCCGATGGTGGTGTCCGGGTGGACGAGGGTGGCGGCGGAGAGGCCGGCCGCGTCGGCACGCTCGGCGATGAGGCGACGCACCGCGCCATTGCCGATGGCGATGACATACGAGGTGCCCTCGGGCAGAGAAGCGAAGGCATCGGAGCCGCCCAGATGATCTAGCCCGAAGCGGCGGCAAAGCTCCAGGTCGGGTTCGCCGTCGTCGATGAAACCGAGGATTTCCCACTGCTCTGGCAGCCCGTGGTCGACGGCGTAGGTGTTGATGTCGCGGATATGACTTGCGACTTCCCGGCCGAAACCTCCCGCGCCGACGATAACGATTTTCTGGGTTGCAGTGTTGTTAATCCACGGATTTGCCATGGGCGTAATTGTCCCATTGCGCGCGGTGGCAAGGCCAGGGCAAAGGCGCCGAAGAGACTTTTGGCTACACCTAGCGGAGTGGGGGGTGGGAGGTGGCTTGTGTGGCGATTGGACGGCTGGCGGGGACGGTCGCATCGTGCAAGATACAGCACTGGTTAACTGCGTTATTTAATCCGAACGGCTGGTTAAGATGATGGCATGGAAAGTTCGTTCGTTGCCTTCATTGATGAGTCGCGAGCATTCAGGCCGCAAGGGCAGAAGGTGTACATGGTCTGCGCGGCATTGGTGGAGGTTGAGCGAATTAGCGGTATTCGTGCAGATTTGGAGTCGCTACTGCTGCCGGGGCAGAAGAAGTTGCACTGGACCGATGAGAATATTAAGCGGAAGTTGGCCATCGCTAGGCAAATAGGCGAAATCGGCAATATGAACGCAATTGTGTCCCACTATGGCGACGAGTCGGGACAGGAGGAGCGATTCCGCCGTAAGTGCCTGGAGCAGATCTACTTTGAGCTAGAAGAGATGGGTATCTGCAGAGTAGTCATGGAAGGTCGATCTAAAAAGCAGGATGCGCAGGATCGGGCGCATATTGTTGCGTTGCAGCAGAAGGGGGTTGTTCCTAGCATCCGAATCGAGCACGAACGTGGCGGGGATGAACCTCTCTTGTGGATTCCTGATGCAGTTCTCGGCGCGCTAAATCTACGACACAAGGGGCAGCGTGAGTGTTGGGATCTGCTGGCGGAAAGCATTGTGCTGCAGAAGAAGACCCCGGAATCCCTCTAAAACTTCGTGTAAAAAGCGACAACCCCCAGATCCAGTCGTCCGGCTGGGGTTCTGAGGGTGTCTTCCAACCTGTCGTAACAGGCGGCGTTGACTGAATGCTAACACTTAAATCATTGTGTGTCACTAGGGTCATGTCCCGGCAGTCAATTTTCGTGAAAACTGCATGTCAAGGCTACTTCTGTGTCCTTGCTATTACACCCGGTTAGGTGCTTGATCACTTAAGTGAGATCGCGATCTTATACTTGTGGTCCAAAAAGTATTCAAACATTGGGGGCGTTAAGGGCCCTTAACAGCACTATAGAAAATATAGTTCTGCGATTCGGTTATTCTCGGTCTCGAACACAAAAACAAAGTTCACTGGCAGCATGAAACCTATAGTTTCGAGTTCGAGAGTGAGGTGAAACGAGATGCCTATGCTGGAGATTTCCATGCAGGGTATTGCCAATTTGGCAGACGTTGAGCGCCCCGCCGTGACGCAGTGGCGTCGCCGTTACCCAGTCGGCTCCTTGACCCCATTCCCGAGTCCTCTGGAAGAAGCTGGAAGAGACGCAGGCGCTGGCGGTGCGGCCATGCGTTTCGACGCCATCGAGGTAGCGAAGTGGCTGGTTGAGACTGAGCACGGAAACAACTCCGATGCTGTTGAGGATGCTCCTTTCTACAGCGACTTGTTCAGCGAAGCTGTCGAGGATCCTCAAGTATGGGCGGCACTTGTTGCACATGCCCGTAGCGGTGAGGACGTGACTCCGGAGACCGTTCGCGATGAACTGTTCTCGGAGCCGCTGGTGCCATCTGATGTTTTGGAAGGCGACCTAGAGCTGGCGGTGACCACTGCAAATACTCTGGCTGAAGCGGCTTTTTCGGCGACCAACGTACTTGCCGAGATTGCCCAGCGTCGTCGTTTGCGAACGTCGGAAGGCCTCATCGAGAACGTGGAGGCGCTACTTTCCACCATTGGCTCGGAGCTCGTCAAGGAACTGCACCGCGATAAGGAGACACGAGAAGTTCTCGCTTTTGGTCCAGGTGGCAGTGCGTGGGCGCAGCGTGCGGCAGAATCTCAAGAATCGGCACTAAGCCTTGGCTTTGAGCACGACGATTTCACCCCGGAGCTCTGTCTGAGCCTGGCGCGTGGAATCGAAGTTGTGGAAGCGACTGATGAATGGGATCCGTCGGCGGTCGCATTCTTTCAGTGGGCAAGTGCCAAGCAGGAGGATGCCCACGCGCTCTTCGACCAGATTGGGTACGTGCAATCCGGACTCGATTCGCGTGGCTGCGTTGTGGTTCTTGCTCCAGCTGAGCTCCTCATTGAATCCAACAACGCGGCAGTAAACCTGGAGCGCAGGAACTTCCTGTGGGGTTCGAAGAATAATCTGCATTCCTCCCTGCGGTACGCAGCGCTACTTCCGCACGGATGGGCGAAGAATCTTGGACAGCGCCAGCTTGCGCTATGGATTCTGCGTACGCGAGATCCAGAGAAGTTCGATTCTGATCTCGTCATCTTGGCAGATTATGCCTCCTTCGATTTCAGCGGTAGTTATCCCCGCCAGTTCGTGATGGATGTCTTGGCCGCAGTCAATGACGAGGTTTCTCCTCGCCAGCATGCGTTTTATAACTCGCTGGTGCTCACCGATGAGAACCTACGCTTGCGAAATTCGCTGCGTCCAATCCGTGAACGGGTGACTGCAGAGGAGGAAATCGCAACAATTGCCGAGCTGCGAATCCAGGCCGAAGCGGTGGGCGTCGACTTGTCACGGGTGCCGAATCTCCAGCAAGCGGGCAACCCCTACGAGATTCACCGCAGAAAGCTCCTTAGCTGGGCCGAGGCGACCAAGCAGCCGGCACCGTTGGTGAAGGTCATCAAGGGGTCGAAGCTGCAGGATCTGGATTCCAGAAACTCGGATGGAACCATCCCCATCATCGGCCGAAGTGAGCTGAGCGGAATCTCCCCATTAGGCACGCGGAAAGCGGACATTGTCGATATCAGCGTGAAGTTGCCGCGCTCGACCCTGACCGAGCCCGGTGACGTGGTGTGGATTTTCCTCAACAAACCCGTTGCGATTGTCGATGCGAAAGGTGGCTCGCTGGTTGAGGCACCCGCGCAGATTCTGCGTTGTATGAAGACCAGGGCTCGGAGCAAGACCCCTCTCGACGAGGTCGCGTCACCACATTTGTTGGCGGAGCAGCTGAGCCATGCGCAGACCAAGGACAAGAAGTCGTGGCAGGTGCCAGTTATCGGGCGGCGGGATGCGGAAGTCTTCGAGGCAGTGATGCGCGAGGTGGATGCACGAAAAGCAGAGTTGCTTGAGCAGCTCGAGAGCCTTTCCGCTTTCCGACGTGACTTCGCTACGTCGCTGGCCAGCGGCGGCATCCGGGCGGCACCGGGGTAGTTGCGGTTTGGGGACGATTCAGCAACTGAGCTAGACGGCTCAATCAGACAGCAAAATCTCAAAATTAAGGAAATGAAGTAATGGCAAGAAGGAAGAAGGAAGCGGTCAAGGTCCCTTCCACTACGGGCGAGATTAAGGACATGCTCTGGAAGTCCGCGGATAAGCTGCGCGGTTCCATGGATGCCTCGCAGTACAAGGACGTTGTGCTGGGCCTGGTGTTCCTGAAGTATGTGTCGGACTCTTTTGATGAACGTCAAAAAGAGATCCGCATTGAGCTTGAGGAGCAGGGCTTCGATGAGGACGTAATCCAGGAAGACCTGGAAGATATTGATTCCTACACCAGTGAGAATGTCTTCTGGGTTGATCCTGAGGCTCGGTGGGAATTTCTGACGGCTAACTCCAAGGGGCGAATGGGCGATGATGGCAAGGCTCAGTCGATTGGCAAGCTCATTGATGCCGCAATGCAGCATGTGATGCAGGACAATGAGGCACTGACGGGTACGCTTCCGATGATTTACGGTGCGGAGAATATTGACCAGCGCCGTTTGGGTGAGCTGGTTGACCTTTTCAGCTCGACCTATTTCGGCTCCACCAAGGAGAGGAAGGCTCGCGATCTTCTCGGCGAGGTTTACGAGTATTTCCTGGATAAGTTCGCGAAAGCTGAGGGCAAGAGGGGCGGAGAGTTCTATACTCCGCAGTCCGTGGTGCGAACCTTGGTGGAAATCTTGGAGCCCGCGGAGGGGCGCGTGTATGACCCTTGCTGTGGTTCGGGCGGCATGTTCGTGCAGGCGGAGAAGTTCCTGGAGGCTACGAAGCGCGACCGCAGCAACATTGCGATTTATGGCCAGGAGCTGAACGAGCGCACTTGGCGCATGGCCAAAATGAACCTCGCCATTCATGCTATTAGCGCGGCGGGCCTAGGCCAGCGTTGGGCCGATACCTTCGCGCGCGATATCCACGCGGGCACACAGATGGACTATGTGCTGGCGAACCCTCCGTTCAACATCAAGGATTGGGTGCGCAACGAAGAGGATACGCGCTGGAAGTACGGTGTGCCGCCGGTGCGTAATGCGAACTATGCGTGGATGCAGCACATTGTGTCCAAGCTGAGTGCTCATGGCTCCGCCGGCGTGGTGATGGCTAATGGCACCATGACCTCGCAGAGTTCGGGCGAGGGCGAGATTCGTAAGAACATGGTGGAAGATGACGTGGTCTCCTGCGTGCTGGCGCTGCCGGCGCAGCTCTTCCGCGGCACGGGTATTCCAGTGTGTGTCTGGTTCTTCGATAAGGACAAGTCCGCAGGCCAGAAGGGCAGTATTGACCGCCGTGGTGAGGTTTTGCTTATCGACGCCCGCCAGTTGGGCCACATGGTCGATCGTACGGAGCGGACTTTCTCCGACGAAGATATTCAGCGCATCGCCAATACTTTCCGCACGTGGCGCGGCCGCGAGTCGGCCGAGGGAGAGTACGAGGACGTTGCCGGTTTCTGTAAGTCCGCCACCATTGAGGAGATTCGCGAGGCGGGCTATGCGCTAACCCCTGGCCGCTACGTGGGGATGCCGGAGGCGGAAGAGGACGATGAACCAATCGACGAGAAGATCGCGCGTTTGACAAAGGAATTGACCGCTGCGCTGGATGAGTCCGCTCGCCTGGATGCGGTAGTGCGCGAGCAGCTGGGGAGGTTGAAGTGAGCTGGGAAACAGTAGAGCTTGGAAAAGTAACTTCTAAAATTGGTTCAGGCGTCACACCTCGTGGAGGAGCCTCCGTTTACATCAGCGAGGGAACGGCTCTGATTCGTTCTCAGAATATTTTGGACCTGGAATTTTCGGAGTCAGGACTTGCGTATATCTCCGATGAGCATGCTGCTTCAATGAAAAGTCACTGCGTTATTCCTGGAGATGTTTTGCTGAATATTACCGGTGATTCGACTGGCAGAGTCGTTATGTGGGATAGACAGTGCCCAGCGGTTGTTAATCAGCATGTCTCGATTATTCGTCCGAAGCCTGAACAAGTGAATAGTCGCTGGTTACAGTACTTTCTGGTGCAGGAATCGACTAAACGATATTTGCTTACTTTGGCGGCTTCTGGAGGGTCGCGTCCCGCTCTGACCAAAGGAATGTTGAGTGCCTTGCAGATTCCTTTGCCTCCGCTATCTCAGCAGGATGCTATAGCCGAGGTCCTCGGTGCCTTGGACGACAAAATCGCAGCGAATCAGAGAGTTCTGCAGTTGGCAAATGAGCTGATTCAGAACAAGGTGCTGAAAGCTTCTCTGGGCTCCGTTTTTGTTCCGCTCCGGGAGGTAACCACCTCGATTGTAAGAGGCGTTGCACCGAAATATTCTGAAGAGGGATGTTATGTCGTAAATCAAAAATGCATCCGGGATCAAAGTGTTTCTTTGACAGGAGCTCGACAACTATCCAATTTTCCT is a window of Corynebacterium lactis RW2-5 DNA encoding:
- a CDS encoding sugar transferase, with amino-acid sequence MSKGLRAQRAIKRGVDIAAATAGLVALSPVLGATALAVRLSMGSPILFRQQRPGLGGQPFDMLKFRTMLPVDPARGLTDDASRLTRVGAFLRSTSLDELPELINVLRGDMSLVGPRPLLMAYLDRYTPRQARRHEVRPGITGLAQVSGRNGLSWEERFELDVRYVDSWSLLADAKILLDTVLVVLKREGINAEGQATMSEFTG
- a CDS encoding type I restriction-modification system subunit M — protein: MARRKKEAVKVPSTTGEIKDMLWKSADKLRGSMDASQYKDVVLGLVFLKYVSDSFDERQKEIRIELEEQGFDEDVIQEDLEDIDSYTSENVFWVDPEARWEFLTANSKGRMGDDGKAQSIGKLIDAAMQHVMQDNEALTGTLPMIYGAENIDQRRLGELVDLFSSTYFGSTKERKARDLLGEVYEYFLDKFAKAEGKRGGEFYTPQSVVRTLVEILEPAEGRVYDPCCGSGGMFVQAEKFLEATKRDRSNIAIYGQELNERTWRMAKMNLAIHAISAAGLGQRWADTFARDIHAGTQMDYVLANPPFNIKDWVRNEEDTRWKYGVPPVRNANYAWMQHIVSKLSAHGSAGVVMANGTMTSQSSGEGEIRKNMVEDDVVSCVLALPAQLFRGTGIPVCVWFFDKDKSAGQKGSIDRRGEVLLIDARQLGHMVDRTERTFSDEDIQRIANTFRTWRGRESAEGEYEDVAGFCKSATIEEIREAGYALTPGRYVGMPEAEEDDEPIDEKIARLTKELTAALDESARLDAVVREQLGRLK
- a CDS encoding restriction endonuclease subunit S, coding for MSWETVELGKVTSKIGSGVTPRGGASVYISEGTALIRSQNILDLEFSESGLAYISDEHAASMKSHCVIPGDVLLNITGDSTGRVVMWDRQCPAVVNQHVSIIRPKPEQVNSRWLQYFLVQESTKRYLLTLAASGGSRPALTKGMLSALQIPLPPLSQQDAIAEVLGALDDKIAANQRVLQLANELIQNKVLKASLGSVFVPLREVTTSIVRGVAPKYSEEGCYVVNQKCIRDQSVSLTGARQLSNFPRNESKILKISDVLVNSTGMGTLGRAARWTNPLEHCTADSHVSIVRFSADKVDPDFAGALLVSREPMIEDLAEGSTGQTELRRDLLGSLELPLPDIEIQRKVGDLIRTLDESNNALTQENQVLARTRDELLPLLMNGKISVAEANEAVEGVVGK
- a CDS encoding NeuD/PglB/VioB family sugar acetyltransferase is translated as MANPWINNTATQKIVIVGAGGFGREVASHIRDINTYAVDHGLPEQWEILGFIDDGEPDLELCRRFGLDHLGGSDAFASLPEGTSYVIAIGNGAVRRLIAERADAAGLSAATLVHPDTTIGMLVTLGEGTVVCPGARITCHIELGAHCQVHVNVEVGHDAVAHDFVSIFPLAAISGFVTLGEATTIGANSVINPGVTVGEGAYVASGAAVNKDAEPYTLVAGVPAKPKKSLR